Proteins from one Desulfonema limicola genomic window:
- a CDS encoding type ISP restriction/modification enzyme, with protein MEIHDYINKINARFKTGISTEHSYRGDLQNLLESIAPDVFITNEPSRIACGAPDYIITRENIPVGYIEAKDIGADLKSKAYKEQFDRYRHSLANLIFTDYLDFQLFRDGEPAASISIGQIQGNKITGIPGNYSSFIDLIKEFCAHAGQTIDSASKLSKMMAGKARLLGNVIEKALLTQNTDDQINEQDNTLYDQYKSFKLILIHDITEKTFADVYAQTIAYGMFAARLHDQTLEDFSRQEAARLIPVSNPFLRKLFQYIAGYDLDDRIKWIVDALADIFRAADVANLLKDFKKETRQNDPFIHFYETFLSEYDPALRKSRGVWYTPEPVVNFIVRAVDYILKTDFDLPGGLADTSKTAIKIDVQGKKVKKEVHKVQILDPAAGTGTFLAEVLEHIYKQFEGQQGIWNSYVDEHLIPRLNGFEILMASYAMAHLKLDLMLNQTGYKPKKQQRLRVFLTNSLEEHHPDTGTLFASWLSSEANEANYIKRDTPVMVVLGNPPYSGESSNKGEWIMKLMEDYKKEPGGKEKLKERNPKWINDDYVKFIRYGQYFIERNGTGVLAFINPHGFLDNPTFRGMRWNLLKTFDKIYTIDLHGNSKKKEVCPDGSPDQNVFDIMQGVSINLFVKTGRKKTDKLGRIFHFDLFGKRDFKYDFLFENSLKTVPCKEIPNKPPMYFMVQKDFELEEEYNKGFSVNELFIINSVGIVTARDHFTIHSTKEDVKKTIEEFLSLDDETARTRFNLGKDVRDWKVSFAKKDLENNYPDKGFLSKISYRPFDERWTFYTGKSKGFHCMPRGGVMRHFIEGENVGLIFSRSVVGNYNWQDIQITKNIAEFGIMASRVGNGAPVSPLYCYPETNDKISINQSSKRFPNLKKDIVQEFASKINLEFINEKEECRDRACPVSTFAPIDILDYIYAVLHSPSYRKKYKEFLKIDFPRVPYPKDAETFWKLVKKGAELRQIHLLESPVVEKRITTYPQPGENIIDKPHFENSRVWINQEQYFDNVPQTAWEFYIGGYQPAQKWLKDRKGRKLDFNEILHYQKIITALYETDRIMKKIDEIDFIHKTAICPERTD; from the coding sequence TTGGAAATTCATGATTACATTAATAAAATAAATGCAAGGTTTAAAACAGGTATTTCAACAGAACACAGCTATCGGGGAGATTTGCAGAATCTTCTTGAAAGCATTGCCCCTGATGTTTTTATAACCAATGAGCCTTCAAGAATAGCCTGCGGCGCACCGGATTATATTATCACCAGGGAAAATATTCCTGTGGGTTATATTGAAGCCAAAGATATTGGGGCAGATTTAAAAAGTAAGGCATATAAAGAGCAGTTCGACCGTTACAGGCATTCACTGGCTAATCTAATATTTACAGATTATCTTGATTTTCAGTTGTTCCGTGACGGCGAACCTGCTGCTTCAATTTCAATAGGACAGATTCAGGGTAATAAAATTACTGGAATACCTGGAAATTATTCCAGTTTTATTGATCTGATAAAAGAATTTTGCGCCCATGCAGGCCAGACTATTGATTCAGCATCAAAATTATCCAAAATGATGGCTGGTAAAGCCCGTCTTTTGGGTAATGTAATTGAAAAAGCATTATTAACGCAAAATACTGACGATCAGATTAACGAGCAGGACAATACCCTTTATGATCAGTACAAATCTTTTAAACTCATATTAATCCATGATATTACTGAAAAAACCTTTGCTGATGTTTATGCCCAGACCATTGCCTACGGCATGTTTGCAGCGCGTCTTCACGATCAGACTTTAGAAGATTTTTCACGGCAGGAAGCAGCCCGGTTAATACCTGTTTCCAATCCGTTTTTAAGGAAACTGTTTCAATATATTGCAGGTTATGATCTTGACGACCGTATTAAATGGATTGTTGACGCACTGGCAGATATTTTCAGGGCTGCAGATGTGGCAAATCTGTTGAAAGATTTTAAAAAAGAGACCCGGCAGAATGATCCTTTTATTCATTTTTACGAAACCTTTCTTTCAGAATATGATCCAGCATTAAGAAAAAGCCGGGGTGTGTGGTACACTCCTGAACCGGTTGTTAATTTTATTGTGCGCGCTGTTGATTATATTTTGAAAACAGATTTTGATCTGCCAGGCGGTCTTGCAGATACGTCTAAAACAGCCATAAAGATTGATGTTCAGGGCAAAAAGGTTAAAAAGGAAGTGCATAAGGTGCAGATACTTGACCCGGCAGCAGGTACAGGCACTTTTCTTGCCGAAGTTTTAGAGCATATTTACAAACAGTTTGAAGGACAGCAGGGAATCTGGAACAGTTATGTTGATGAACACCTGATACCGCGCCTTAACGGATTTGAAATTCTGATGGCTTCATATGCCATGGCTCATCTGAAACTGGATTTGATGTTGAATCAAACAGGTTATAAGCCCAAAAAGCAGCAGCGTTTAAGAGTCTTTCTTACCAACAGCCTTGAAGAACATCATCCTGACACCGGGACCTTGTTTGCAAGCTGGTTAAGCTCTGAAGCAAACGAGGCAAATTATATAAAACGGGATACGCCTGTTATGGTGGTGCTGGGGAATCCGCCGTACAGCGGTGAAAGTTCCAATAAAGGCGAATGGATTATGAAATTGATGGAGGATTATAAAAAAGAGCCTGGTGGAAAGGAAAAATTAAAAGAACGAAATCCCAAATGGATTAATGATGATTATGTAAAATTTATTCGTTACGGCCAGTATTTTATAGAAAGAAATGGAACCGGCGTTCTGGCTTTTATTAATCCTCACGGATTTTTGGACAATCCGACTTTCAGGGGTATGCGCTGGAATCTGCTGAAAACATTTGATAAAATTTATACTATTGATCTGCACGGCAATTCCAAGAAAAAAGAGGTTTGTCCTGACGGAAGCCCTGACCAGAATGTATTTGATATAATGCAGGGTGTTTCTATCAATTTATTTGTAAAAACAGGCAGGAAAAAAACCGATAAACTGGGCAGGATATTTCATTTTGATTTGTTTGGCAAAAGAGATTTTAAATATGATTTTCTTTTTGAAAACTCTTTAAAAACAGTTCCCTGCAAAGAAATCCCCAATAAACCGCCAATGTATTTTATGGTGCAGAAAGATTTTGAACTTGAAGAAGAATATAATAAGGGGTTTTCTGTAAACGAATTATTTATAATAAATTCAGTTGGAATTGTAACTGCAAGAGATCACTTTACAATACATTCAACAAAAGAAGATGTAAAAAAAACAATAGAAGAGTTTTTAAGTCTTGATGATGAAACAGCAAGAACAAGATTTAATTTAGGAAAAGATGTAAGAGACTGGAAAGTAAGTTTTGCTAAAAAAGATTTAGAAAATAATTATCCAGACAAGGGCTTTTTGTCAAAAATATCATACAGACCCTTTGATGAAAGATGGACATTTTATACTGGAAAATCAAAAGGTTTTCACTGTATGCCCAGAGGCGGAGTTATGCGTCATTTTATAGAAGGAGAAAATGTTGGATTGATTTTTTCTAGAAGTGTCGTAGGTAATTATAATTGGCAGGATATTCAGATTACTAAAAACATAGCTGAATTTGGTATAATGGCTTCCAGAGTTGGTAATGGCGCACCTGTTTCACCACTTTATTGTTATCCAGAAACAAATGACAAAATAAGCATAAATCAAAGCAGCAAGCGATTCCCTAATCTGAAAAAAGACATTGTTCAGGAATTTGCCAGTAAAATAAATTTAGAGTTTATTAATGAAAAAGAAGAATGTAGAGACAGGGCATGCCCTGTCTCTACATTTGCCCCGATTGATATTCTGGATTATATCTATGCTGTTTTACATTCGCCTTCGTACCGCAAAAAATACAAAGAATTTTTAAAAATAGATTTCCCGCGAGTCCCATACCCAAAAGATGCTGAAACCTTCTGGAAACTGGTAAAAAAAGGCGCTGAACTGCGGCAGATACATCTGCTGGAAAGCCCTGTTGTTGAAAAACGCATAACAACCTATCCCCAGCCGGGTGAAAATATAATAGACAAACCGCACTTTGAAAACAGCCGGGTCTGGATAAACCAGGAGCAGTATTTTGACAATGTTCCCCAGACAGCATGGGAGTTCTATATCGGAGGCTACCAGCCCGCCCAGAAATGGCTGAAAGACAGAAAAGGCCGCAAACTGGATTTTAATGAAATCCTCCATTATCAAAAAATAATAACGGCATTATACGAAACAGACAGGATTATGAAAAAAATAGATGAGATTGATTTCATCCATAAAACGGCAATTTGCCCTGAAAGAACAGATTGA